Proteins encoded by one window of Clostridium perfringens:
- the mgtE gene encoding magnesium transporter — protein sequence MNKRITKEKLKDILAKYPSNKFDSLDDIHPADIVDLLEENEENIKLIKKLPENMIADIIDFAKDDDKVNILKSLPEEKKKKVLNLIASDELTDLMASLNREETSKLLSSMPVQDAKDLRKLLTYAPDTAGGVMATEFISIKDTMSVKETLEYLQLEAPKAESAYYIYVVDDLGILQGVVSLRELVISKFDEKISEIVNKNVISVPFDMDQEEVANIFDKYGLLTIPVVDYKDMLLGIITIDDVIEIIKEETTEDIHRLGGVDGEEKVDSTVKESVKSRLPWLFVNLITAFLASATVGLFEGTISKVVILATFMPIVAGMGGNGGTQTLTIIVRGIALGELTFKNAKRIFFKEIGVGILTGAATGLVTAIVAVLWSGKPAIGIVIGLAMILNMTAATFAGYLVPVVLKKLKIDPALASAVFVTTVTDVCGFFFFLGLGTLFLPYLT from the coding sequence CAGCTGATATAGTTGATCTTTTAGAGGAGAATGAGGAAAATATTAAGCTTATAAAAAAACTTCCAGAAAATATGATTGCAGATATTATAGATTTTGCGAAGGATGATGACAAGGTAAATATATTAAAAAGTTTACCTGAAGAAAAGAAGAAGAAGGTTTTAAATTTAATAGCTTCAGATGAACTTACAGACCTTATGGCAAGCTTAAATCGTGAAGAAACTAGTAAATTACTTTCAAGTATGCCAGTTCAAGATGCTAAGGATTTAAGAAAATTATTAACATATGCACCAGATACAGCTGGTGGTGTTATGGCCACAGAGTTTATTTCTATAAAGGATACTATGAGTGTAAAAGAAACCTTAGAGTACCTTCAATTAGAAGCTCCAAAGGCTGAATCAGCTTATTACATATATGTTGTAGATGACTTAGGAATATTACAAGGGGTAGTTTCTTTAAGAGAACTTGTAATAAGTAAGTTTGACGAAAAAATTTCAGAGATTGTGAATAAAAACGTCATAAGTGTTCCTTTTGATATGGATCAAGAAGAGGTTGCAAATATATTTGATAAATATGGACTTTTAACAATACCAGTTGTTGATTATAAAGATATGCTTTTAGGTATAATAACAATTGATGATGTTATTGAAATTATAAAAGAAGAAACAACAGAAGATATACACCGTCTAGGTGGTGTAGATGGAGAAGAAAAAGTTGATAGTACAGTAAAAGAATCTGTAAAAAGTAGATTACCATGGTTATTTGTTAACCTAATAACTGCTTTCTTAGCTTCTGCCACTGTTGGACTTTTTGAAGGAACTATTAGCAAGGTTGTAATTTTAGCTACATTTATGCCTATTGTTGCAGGTATGGGTGGAAATGGAGGAACTCAAACCTTAACAATTATAGTAAGAGGTATAGCCTTAGGAGAATTAACTTTTAAAAATGCAAAGAGAATTTTCTTTAAGGAAATTGGAGTTGGTATTTTAACAGGGGCTGCCACTGGATTAGTAACTGCAATAGTTGCTGTTTTATGGTCAGGAAAACCTGCAATTGGAATAGTAATAGGATTAGCTATGATATTAAATATGACTGCTGCTACCTTTGCAGGATATTTAGTACCAGTTGTTTTAAAGAAATTAAAAATAGATCCAGCTTTAGCTTCTGCCGTGTTTGTTACAACAGTAACTGATGTATGTGGATTTTTCTTCTTCTTAGGTTTAGGAACTTTATTCTTACCATATTTAACTTAG